Proteins found in one Terriglobia bacterium genomic segment:
- a CDS encoding extradiol dioxygenase gives MIIGVHSIIYSTNPDADRAFLRDTLRLVNIDAGGGWLIFGLPPAEVAVHPSSKNDVHEFYLMCDDVGVLVAEMKKCGIACSPVQDRGWGSLTMVTLPGGGKLGIYEPRHARPKAMSLRRPAKKPAQENR, from the coding sequence ATGATCATCGGAGTACACTCGATCATTTACAGCACGAATCCCGATGCCGACCGTGCTTTCCTGCGCGACACGCTCCGGCTGGTGAACATTGATGCGGGCGGCGGCTGGCTGATCTTCGGATTGCCGCCCGCAGAAGTCGCCGTGCATCCGTCCAGCAAAAACGACGTGCACGAGTTCTATCTGATGTGCGACGACGTCGGCGTGCTCGTCGCAGAGATGAAAAAGTGTGGCATCGCCTGCAGCCCGGTGCAGGACCGGGGCTGGGGATCGCTCACCATGGTGACGCTTCCGGGCGGCGGAAAGCTCGGCATCTATGAGCCCAGGCACGCGCGGCCCAAGGCGATGAGCTTGAGGAGGCCTGCGAAAAAGCCCGCTCAAGAGAATCGCTGA
- a CDS encoding VWA domain-containing protein — translation MRGRFQVVTMRFVLIVLAALPLLYSQTIQPQRGQAVYVLAARDSHLFTMCPTTEAVSFLDGKTWKSNGNARVVYPSENEAVFTFFDENGSLTNILPLPAAGAGVAATRPVPGRAELDRVAPDPDIKQRIEKEFLKRKEYVIVDSPGKADLVFLAEGTYLPMMIGTLSAPNSLVFAPRGDNKAEFLQTVFAIVVPAAAFNPEAVRSASLMNARLWEGSVTWKRTRMPRGVEIAPASPEAVAAQFHNKEKRPPSHFPLCAASAQTLRIAGTPSVGRAAAPELKTDPVLPPASPTLAEKPAGESQAFRVDVTLVTVPVMVMDQDGKYVSDLNYSDFHVFEDGVEQKIDRIIPEAEPFDVALMLDTSTSMRLKATEIQKAALAFAGAIRPDDRLMVVSFDNRIYVHSEPTADRLQLRAAISLLRPDEGTRLFDAVDLVLADRLDAIRGRKAILLFTDGVDTRSRIAGSVGTLAAAEESNVLVYGIQYDTSKESGLKPFPGVSSWVVLPEDIRNNSERYRRADKYLLSLCDGSGGELYVAQPGADPGEVFARIAEQLRHQFTLCYYPSDSKKDGAFHRLRVEVDCPGVKVRARTGYRAPANNKR, via the coding sequence ATGCGTGGGCGATTTCAGGTCGTTACGATGCGGTTCGTTCTCATCGTCCTGGCGGCGCTTCCACTCCTTTATTCCCAGACTATCCAGCCACAGCGGGGCCAAGCGGTGTATGTCCTGGCGGCGCGGGACTCGCACCTGTTTACCATGTGTCCCACCACGGAGGCGGTAAGCTTCCTGGACGGCAAAACCTGGAAATCAAACGGCAACGCCCGGGTTGTGTATCCATCCGAGAATGAGGCGGTTTTCACGTTTTTTGACGAAAACGGTTCGCTCACGAACATTCTGCCGCTGCCGGCCGCGGGCGCAGGCGTTGCGGCAACGAGGCCGGTGCCGGGCCGTGCCGAACTGGACCGGGTGGCGCCGGACCCGGACATCAAGCAAAGGATCGAGAAGGAATTCCTCAAGCGGAAGGAGTACGTGATCGTCGACTCGCCCGGCAAGGCGGATCTGGTGTTTCTTGCGGAAGGGACCTATCTCCCCATGATGATCGGGACGCTTTCAGCTCCGAACTCGCTGGTTTTCGCGCCCCGGGGAGACAACAAGGCGGAGTTTCTGCAGACCGTTTTCGCTATCGTCGTTCCGGCAGCGGCCTTCAATCCAGAAGCCGTCCGGAGCGCCTCCCTGATGAACGCAAGGCTGTGGGAGGGATCGGTCACCTGGAAACGCACCCGCATGCCCAGGGGCGTGGAAATAGCTCCCGCGTCACCGGAGGCTGTGGCGGCGCAATTTCACAACAAGGAAAAGAGGCCCCCCAGCCATTTCCCGCTCTGTGCCGCTTCCGCCCAGACTTTGCGCATCGCAGGGACTCCATCGGTGGGCCGCGCGGCGGCTCCCGAATTGAAAACGGATCCCGTCCTGCCGCCGGCCTCCCCGACTCTAGCGGAGAAACCGGCGGGCGAAAGCCAGGCGTTTCGGGTCGATGTCACCCTGGTCACGGTGCCGGTGATGGTGATGGACCAGGACGGGAAGTATGTCTCGGATCTGAATTATTCCGACTTTCACGTGTTCGAAGACGGCGTCGAACAAAAGATCGACCGCATCATCCCCGAGGCGGAACCCTTTGATGTCGCCCTGATGCTCGATACCTCCACGAGCATGCGCCTCAAGGCCACCGAGATTCAAAAGGCGGCCCTGGCCTTCGCCGGCGCCATACGCCCGGATGACAGGCTCATGGTTGTCTCGTTCGACAACCGGATCTATGTGCACTCCGAACCGACTGCCGACCGGCTCCAGCTGCGCGCCGCCATTTCACTGTTGCGGCCTGACGAAGGGACGCGGCTCTTCGATGCCGTCGACCTGGTTCTCGCGGATCGACTGGACGCGATCCGGGGGCGGAAGGCGATCCTGCTGTTTACCGACGGTGTGGACACGCGCAGCCGGATCGCCGGCTCGGTCGGCACGCTGGCGGCCGCAGAAGAGTCCAACGTGCTCGTATACGGAATCCAGTATGACACCAGCAAGGAAAGCGGTCTGAAACCCTTCCCGGGAGTCTCCTCCTGGGTCGTGCTTCCCGAAGACATTCGCAACAACAGCGAGCGCTACCGGCGCGCCGACAAATACCTCCTCAGCCTGTGCGACGGCAGCGGCGGCGAACTCTATGTCGCGCAACCCGGGGCCGACCCGGGTGAGGTCTTCGCCCGCATCGCCGAACAGCTGCGCCACCAGTTCACGCTCTGCTACTACCCCTCCGATTCAAAAAAGGACGGGGCTTTCCACCGCCTCCGCGTTGAGGTCGACTGCCCCGGAGTCAAGGTCCGGGCGCGAACCGGCTATCGCGCGCCCGCGAATAACAAGCGCTGA
- the mpl gene encoding UDP-N-acetylmuramate:L-alanyl-gamma-D-glutamyl-meso-diaminopimelate ligase, with product MITVDKIRRIHFIGICGTGMATLAAMLQERGFEVTGSDEGVYPPMSEFLAGKKIRVTQGFNLANMEPAPDLAVVGNAVSRGNPEVEYLLNFKIPHTSFPEAVKEFFLRTKTSVVVAGTHGKTTTTSMIAWVLHSAGFQPDFLIGGIAENFQSSYGLGGGRHFVIEGDEYDSAFFDKGPKFLHYLPDVVVIGNVEFDHADIYPDLEAVCLQFRRLVNLIPGRGYLAVGADSPDARQVSSGSLCMKETFGLNQDCDWTARDIRYEDDRLCFDILYHKKLFRKVRLGLCGAFNVRNVLAATAILHRLGVPEDDIRDGLEQFRGVRRRLQLLSDVGGIRIYEDFAHHPTAVRETLQAVRAALRPVRLWAIYEPRSATSRRNVFQREIAGALAEADCIAMPPLFKPERVPDGERLDMAQLIQELQSMGRAAWNLDGVEGIIRQVCAEARRGDVIVILSNGGFGDIFEKLPAALGRR from the coding sequence ATGATCACCGTCGATAAAATCCGTCGCATTCATTTCATCGGTATCTGCGGCACCGGCATGGCCACGCTCGCGGCCATGCTCCAGGAGCGCGGCTTTGAGGTCACGGGGTCCGATGAGGGCGTCTACCCGCCGATGAGCGAGTTTCTCGCGGGAAAGAAGATCCGCGTGACGCAGGGTTTCAACCTTGCCAATATGGAGCCGGCTCCCGATCTGGCCGTGGTGGGGAATGCCGTATCGCGCGGCAATCCGGAGGTCGAGTACCTCCTGAACTTCAAGATCCCCCACACTTCGTTTCCCGAAGCAGTGAAGGAGTTCTTCCTCCGGACGAAGACCTCGGTCGTCGTGGCCGGCACTCATGGCAAAACGACGACCACATCCATGATCGCCTGGGTTCTTCACTCGGCCGGTTTCCAGCCTGATTTTTTGATCGGAGGAATCGCCGAGAACTTCCAGTCCAGTTACGGGCTGGGTGGTGGACGGCATTTTGTGATCGAAGGAGACGAGTATGACTCGGCCTTTTTCGACAAGGGCCCCAAGTTTCTGCACTATCTGCCGGACGTGGTGGTGATCGGCAACGTCGAGTTCGACCATGCGGACATCTACCCGGATCTGGAGGCGGTGTGCCTGCAGTTCCGGCGCCTGGTGAACCTTATCCCGGGGCGCGGGTACCTGGCCGTCGGCGCCGACAGCCCGGACGCCCGGCAGGTGAGCTCCGGCTCCCTGTGCATGAAGGAGACCTTTGGTCTGAATCAAGACTGCGACTGGACCGCGCGCGACATCAGGTACGAAGATGACCGTCTCTGCTTCGACATCCTTTACCATAAGAAACTCTTCCGCAAAGTGCGTCTCGGGTTATGCGGCGCCTTCAACGTCCGCAACGTCCTGGCCGCTACTGCGATTCTGCATCGCCTGGGAGTGCCGGAGGACGATATTCGCGACGGCCTGGAGCAGTTCCGCGGGGTCCGCCGCCGCCTGCAATTGCTCTCCGACGTGGGGGGGATCCGCATCTACGAGGATTTCGCGCACCACCCGACGGCAGTGCGCGAAACCCTGCAGGCCGTGCGCGCTGCCCTCCGGCCTGTGCGTCTCTGGGCGATCTACGAGCCGCGTTCAGCCACGAGCCGGCGGAACGTTTTCCAGCGGGAGATCGCCGGTGCCCTGGCCGAGGCCGATTGCATCGCAATGCCGCCTCTGTTCAAGCCCGAGAGAGTGCCCGACGGGGAAAGGCTCGACATGGCTCAGCTGATCCAGGAGCTGCAATCGATGGGCCGTGCCGCCTGGAATCTCGACGGCGTGGAAGGTATAATTCGACAGGTCTGCGCGGAAGCGCGCAGGGGTGACGTAATCGTGATCCTGTCGAACGGCGGATTTGGAGACATCTTCGAAAAATTGCCGGCTGCCCTCGGCAGGAGATAA